One Pagrus major chromosome 15, Pma_NU_1.0 DNA window includes the following coding sequences:
- the col17a1b gene encoding uncharacterized protein col17a1b, whose translation MDELTREMDFSAGLSGEKVVTETITTTTRLTSLPPKGTSGSNHRNMSSGAGGLGLEKNVLTQNSSGTYFSSSSVGVNTGSLSSSSGVYLGGDSSGGGDGGAGYFDGGGYGSGGGGGGGGGGGSYMVSSVSKVRSSSSGGARRSQTAGSSGGLSPGFRERKTLTSRSGGYDGSSSGNSSPEFTRKDYGIYCSGATRGRSESRESEIRARLQSASPTACRWTELDDVKKLLKGRSCSVSPTRSSNASITLPVPKKATVETKTITVASQSGSTSFDSGLRSAGFHTIDTAGLFDTGLTNGHFDTVKSGQYDVTLKSGQYDTGIKSSHYDGSLKSGQFDTGLRSGQYDTSVKSGGQYDVTLKSSQYDTSLKSGHYDMSLKSGQYDGSMRTGQYDTLDTILPSFSWSTSTLPAASSTTAVAGNTGYSYQTSTNNMPGGSSPVGLTAPSSLSVYGFQNNLAPTSSSVLTTSGANVHANVGGYGVQKNVSNGVGVISTGVSTTTRSQTVDDAYKKDYKFLISEKENVHAKRDTEMLILAKDSGKQFTSSSVHIGGGSLSGDSIKKEKLISSYTETMPLKSETGNSYYGSSGVVMKDKATYAEIHRDSGAFGGGGLCCCSDSCCSWWKWLLGLLLLSLLLLGLLFGLIALAEDVRKLKNRVATLEAESSVAAARTSRLSGSDNDIYLAGGGAGGGSHTDNTLHLGAGGGGGSSSKTRIAIAGGSGGATGSNGIDIGLAGGAAGTGGSTGSRVGVAGAGGGTGHSGGAGSAGTSYGVGVGGAGGTGHSGGAGSAGTSYGVGTGHSGGADTAGTSYGVGTGHSGGAGSAGTGYGGGVGSAGGTTGFGVSGGHTDASLQLMIQHMLRSEMQSQTFRAFLTSSVQGERGLPGPKGDTGAKGDAGFPGLPGAPGAMGPSGHEGPKGQKGSQGDHGVDGLPGIRGREGPGGPRGEPGPSGVGPKGDRGSPGEPGAPGPLGSVGPKGAPGNPGLPGTPGQPGPQGFRGEAGLPGAKGDRGLAGFQGAKGDPGHDGLRGIKGEAGAPGLPGLAGEKGSKGSMGLAGVDGQKGSRGDQGASGPPGLRGPSGPPGDGGLPGQPGLQGPPGIPGNPGRPGAKGETGQAGRIINAAGSSAVGIPGPPGPSGPPGPAGPPGLSGPIGPAGLPGQPGPKGDRGYKGEQGEAGVSVRTSESISSTRAESQFSSGRASGQPGPPGPPGPPGRPGDSRQGPPGPPGPPGYGRPGPKGDKGDPGFSSGSGTYYSGQPGPPGPAGPAGPKGSTGSQGPRGYQGEPGQPGVPGSPGRPGSSERVSTYSGGHSIPGPPGPPGPPGLPGPQGFKGDTGAPGIPGSSRGSVSVASGPPGPPGPPGPPGHPGSSASSSEMHQYISDYLSRSRISGTPGPPGPPGPPGIPGSFSGSIDDISTRIIAYIQRSGSSFGHGVQGPPGPPGPPGPSSGSGSLTVNALITMLQRDDVRRYITGPPGPQGPPGPPGSSAGSSVTYNVEEVARYVFNIMTDRGIARGLPGPPGPPGPAGPSGGASSGYATATIDYTALMRNPEFRSWISSSVKQGAPGAPGAAGSPGLPGPPGPQGPPGVSSATVYGSGGRGHSMEEIQRYLQGSGFRGLPGPPGPQGPPGPQGPSGGYSGSVSYSGNFPRETIRAEVQEYLTSDNVRRTIIGPPGPQGPRGQKGERGEPGYVQGYTQGQSYSQGGSQGSSRYGTERRDIDVSRLTETLDYSNVAMKVTDYIKNQGLLQDYMVEGPWKANVRAIQGPPGPPGPPGPSGQSRVIGAYGNVTADLMEFFRTYGTIAGPPGGPGPRGERGYPGPRGDKGDPGRPGLPGLPGTYTVQIPHRVQKRDAENKVVGQDKVVGRRKKLRRHANGG comes from the exons ATGGACGAGTTAACGAGAGAGATGGACTTCTCGGCAGGCTTGTCAGGAGAAAAGG TTGTAACAGAAACTATTACCACCACGACCAGACTGACTTCCCTCCCACCAA AGGGAACCAGCGGATCAAATCACAGGAATATGTCCAGCGGTGCTGGAGGGCTGGGCTTGGAGAAGAATGTCTTAACCCAGAACAGCAGTGGAACGTATTTCTCCTCAT cctctgtAGGTGTGAACACCGGCAGCTTAAGCTCCTCCTCTGGAGTTTACCTGGGAGGAGACTcttcaggaggaggtgatggaggagcgGGCTACTTTGACGGAGGAGGGTATGGAagcggaggtggaggaggaggaggcggcggcggcggcagttACATGGTGAGCTCGGTGTCAAAGGTCAGGTCCAGCTCGTCAGGCGGTGCCAGGAGATCGCAGACTGCTGGCTCATCAGGAGGCCTGTCGCCAGGTTTCCGGGAGAGGAAGACCCTAACCAGCCGCTCAGGAGGTTATGATG GAAGTTCCAGTGGCAACTCCTCCCCAGAATTTACACGCAAAGATTATGGGATCTATT GCTCAGGAGCCACACGAGGGAGGAGCGAGAGCAGAG agagCGAGATCAGAGCCAGATTACAAAGCGCCTCTCCCACGGCCTGCAGAT GGACGGAGCTGGATGACGTGAAGAAGCTGCTGAAGGGACGCTCCTGCAGCGTCAGCCCCACTCGCTCCTCCAACGCCTCCATCACCCTGCCCGTCCCTAAAAAGGCCACCGTGGAAACCAAGACCATCACCGTGGCCTCTCAGTCGG GTTCGACTTCCTTCGACTCTGGTCTGAGATCAGCCGGCTTCCACACCATCGATACTGCAGGCCTGTTCGATACTGGTCTGACAAATGGGCACTTCGATACTGTAAAATCAGGCCAGTATGATGTCACGCTAAAATCAGGCCAATATGATACTGGTATTAAATCAAGCCATTATGATGGTAGTCTGAAATCAGGACAGTTTGACACTGGCTTAAGATCAGGCCAATATGATACCAGTGTGAAGTCAGGAGGACAATATGATGTCACTCTGAAATCAAGCCAGTATGATACTAGTCTGAAGTCAGGACACTATGACATGAGCTTGAAATCAGGGCAGTATGACGGCAGTATGAGAACAGGCCAGTACGACACGCTGGACACCATACTTCCATCTTTCTCCTGGTCCACCTCCACGCTGCCCGCTGCCTCTTCCACCACGGCGGTCGCTGGCAACACCGGCTACTCGTACCAGACGAGCACCAACAACATGCCGGGAGGATCCTCGCCTGTTGGTCTCACCGCACCCTCGTCCCTGTCAG TTTACGGCTTTCAGAATAATCTGGCTCCCACCTCCAGCAGCGTGCTCACCACCAGCGGAGCTAACGTACATGCTAACGTAGGAG GTTATGGCGTTCAGAAGAATGTGTCGAACGGAGTTGGTGTCATCAGCACTGGAGTCTCTACAA CCACTAGATCCCAAACAGTTGATGATGCTTATAAGAAGGACTATAAGTTCCTGATCTCTGAGAAGGAGAACGTGCACGCCAAGAGGGACACGGAGATGCTCATTCTGGCTAAAGACAGCGGGAAGCAGTTCACCAGCAGCAGCGTTCATATAGGAGGAG GGTCGCTATCTGGAGATTCGATAAAGAAAGAGAAGCTTATTTCGAGCTACACGGAGACGATGCCGCTGAAGTCGGAGACGGGCAACTCTTACT ATGGATCATCTGGAGTTGTAATGAAAGACAAAGCCACCTATGCAG AGATTCACAGAGACAGCGGCGCCTTCGGAGGCGGAGGACTGTGCTGCTGCTCCGACTCCTGCTGCTCCTGGTGGAAATGGCTGCTGGGTCTTCTCCTGCTCTCCCTGCTCCTGCTCGGACTCCTGTTTGGACTCATTGCACTGG CTGAGGATGTGAGAAAGCTGAAGAATCGTGTGGCCACCCTGGAGGCCGAGTCCTCCGTCGCCGCTGCTCGTACCAGTCGGCTGTCAGGTTCTGACAATGACATCTATCTGGCTGGTGGAGGTGCTGGAGGAGGTAGCCATACTGACAACACACTACACCTgggtgctggaggaggaggaggctcgaGCTCCAAGACACGAATCGCGATCGCCGGTGGGTCAGGTGGCGCCACTGGTAGCAATGGCATCGACATCGGCCttgctggtggtgctgctggcaCTGGCGGGTCTACTGGGTCCAGAGTTGGAGTTGCTGGCGCAGGCGGTGGTACTGGACACAGTGGTGGTGCCGGCAGTGCTGGAACCAGTTACGGTGTCGGTGTTGGCGGTGCTGGTGGTACTGGACACAGTGGTGGTGCTGGCAGTGCTGGAACCAGTTACGGTGTCGGTACTGGACACAGTGGTGGTGCCGACACTGCTGGAACCAGTTACGGTGTCGGTACTGGACACAGTGGTGGTGCCGGCAGTGCTGGAACAGGTTATGGTGGCGGCGTTGGCAGTGCTGGTGGTACCACAGGATTCGGTGTGAGCGGAGGACACACAGATGCTTCCCTTCAGTTGATGATCCAACACATGTTAAGAAGTGAAATGCAGTCACAAACATTCAGAg ctttCCTAACGTCCTCggtgcagggagagagagggctgCCTGGACCTAAAG gGGACACTGGAGCTAAAG GTGACGCTGGTTTCCCTGGACTTCCAG gtGCTCCTGGTGCGATGGGACCTTCAGGCCATGAAGGTCCTAAAGGACAGAAAGGAAGCCAAG GTGATCACGGAGTGGACGGGCTGCCTGGTATCAGGGGTCGTGAAGGCCCAGGTGGCCCCAGAGGTGAGCCAGGACCTTCAGGCGTTGGACCGAAAGGTGACAGAG GTTCTCCTGGTGAACCGGGGGCTCCTGGGCCTCTGGGATCAGTCGGACCGAAAG GTGCACCTGGAAATCCTGGACTTCCTGGGACACCAG GTCAACCAGGTCCTCAAGGTTTCCGTGGCGAGGCAGGGTTACCTGGAGCTAAAG GTGACAGAGGGCTCGCTGGATTCCAAGGAGCTAAAG GTGATCCTGGTCACGATGGTCTCAGAGGTATTAAAG GTGAAGCAGGAGCACCAGGTCTGCCAGGGCTCGCTGGAGAGAAAGGATCCAAAGGGTCAATGG GCTTGGCTGGAGTTGATGGTCAAAAAGGATCAAGAG GTGATCAAGGAGCTTCTGGGCCCCCTGGACTCAGAGGTCCTTCTGGGCCTCCCGGAGATGGTGGACTTCCAG GACAACCTGGACTTCAAGGACCACCAG GTATACCAGGGAATCCAGGAAGACCTGGCGCTAAAG GTGAAACAGGGCAAGCAGGAAGAATCATCAACGCAG CTGGCTCCTCCGCTGTTGGCATCCCAGGACCACCTGGACCTTCTGGTCCTCCCGGGCCTGCCGGACCTCCAGGATTATCAG GTCCGATTGGTCCTGCTGGTCTGCCTGGCCAACCTG GTCCTAAAGGTGACAGAGGATATAAGGGAGAGCAGGGAGAAGCAGGAGTATCAGTGAGAACGTCTGAAAGCATCAGCTCCACCAGAGCTGAGA GCCAGTTTAGTTCCGGTAGAGCCTCAGGACAACCTGGACCTCCTGGTCCGCCCGGTCCACCTGGACGTCCGG GAGATTCAAGACAAGGACCTCCGGGACCACCTGGGCCTCCAG GTTATGGAAGACCAGGACCTAAAGGAGACAAAGGAGACCCAGGCTTTTCATCCGGCTCTG GAACGTATTACAGTGGACAACCAGGACCACCTGGGCCTGCTGGGCCTGCTGGGCCTAAAGGATCAACAG GTTCTCAGGGACCGAGAGGATACCAAG GTGAACCAGGCCAGCCAGGTGTGCCGGGCAGCCCAGGAAGACCAGGAAGCTCTGAGAGAG TGTCGACTTATTCCGGAGGCCACAGCATCCCAGGCCCACCAGGTCCACCAGGTCCTCCAGGACTTCCAGGACCACAAGGATTTAAAG GGGACACTGGAGCTCCTGGTATTCCCGGCTCTTCAAGAG GCTCCGTCTCCGTCGCTTCAggtcctcctggtcctccaGGTCCTCCTGGCCCTCCAGGTCATCCAggctcctctgcctcttccagTGAGATGCACCAGTACATCAGCGACTACCTGA GTAGAAGCAGAATATCTGGAACACCCGGACCTCCAGGTCCACCTGGACCTCCTGGAATCCCTGGAAGCTTCTCTGGCTCAATCGACGACATCTCCACCAGAATCATTGCCTACATTCAAC GTTCAGGCTCAAGCTTCGGTCATGGCGTTCAGGGTCCTCCAGGACCTCCTGGTCCTCCTGGACCTAGCTCTGGCTCTGGATCCCTGACAGTCAATGCTCTCATCACCATGCTTCAGA GAGACGACGTGAGGAGATATATTACAGGACCACCAGGGCCACAAGGACCACCGGGACCACCAGGGTCATCAGCAGGATCTTCAGTAACTTACAACGTGGAGGAGGTTGCCAGATATGTCTTTAATATCATGACTG ACAGAGGGATTGCTCGAGGTCTGCCTGGGCCACCTGGTCCTCCGGGGCCTGCTGGGCCTTCTGGTGGAGCAAGCTCCGGCTACGCGACCGCTACGATTGACTACACTGCGCTGATGAGAA ATCCAGAATTCCGCTCATGGATCAGCTCTTCAGTCAAACAGGGTGCTCCTGGTGCTCCCGGTGCTGCGGGTTCACCAGGGCTGCCTGGCCCTCCTGGTCCTCAGGGACCACCAGGAGTCAGCTCTGCCACCGTGTACGGGTCGGGAGGCCGTGGCCACAGCATGGAGGAAATTCAACGTTACCTGCAGG GCTCTGGGTTCAGAGGTCTTCCCGGCCCTCCTGGCCCTCAAGGTCCACCGGGACCACAGGGTCCATCAGGCGGTTACAGTGGATCAGTTTCCTACAGTGGAAACTTCCCTCGGGAGACGATCCGCGCTGAAGTTCAGGAGTATCTGACCA GTGACAATGTTCGTCGCACCATCATCGGACCACCAGGGCCTCAAGGACCAAGAGGTCAGAAGGGAGAGCGTGGAGAGCCGGGTTACGTCCAGGGCTACACGCAGGGCCAGAGCTACTCTCAGGGCGGCTCTCAGGGCAGCTCTCGCTACGGCACCGAGCGCAGAGACATCGACGTCAGCAGGCTCACTGAGACGCTGGATTACTCCAACGTCGCCATGAAGGTTACAGACTACATCAAGA ATCAAGGCCTGCTGCAGGATTATATGGTTGAGGGTCCCTGGAAGGCGAACGTGAGAGCGATTCAAGGCCCCCCTGGTCCACCTGGACCTCCCGGACCATCCGGTCAGAGCCGCGTCATCGGCGCCTACGGCAACGTCACAGCTGACCTCATGGAGTTCTTCAGAA CTTACGGTACCATCGCAGGCCCGCCAGGAGGCCCCGGAccaagaggagagagagggtaCCCAGGACCCAGAGGAGACAAGG gtgatCCAGGACGTCCAGGTTTACCAGGACTCCCAGGAACATACACTGTCCAGATCCCACACAGAGTGCAGAAGAGGGATGCAG aGAATAAAGTGGTCGGTCAGGATAAAGTGGTTGGTCGTCGCAAGAAGCTCCGTCGCCATGCCAACGGTGGCTAA